From the Argopecten irradians isolate NY chromosome 13, Ai_NY, whole genome shotgun sequence genome, one window contains:
- the LOC138306586 gene encoding uncharacterized protein produces the protein MTMAGSCPAMVLSQIGAWVPNAIFSLLGVLLGALVYGLLDPFISRLTKPKKAYTWSHVHTSLDKPFILLALPMAILLLVIVALIEYFWSWNKDLVSMGRENPASANVVTAVGWPPYCIRKGSAFIGLLQVPLVLVVKDTVGGSSSYVTIVSQWVITDKNVGARNISLLLWGRG, from the exons atgaccatggcgggatct TGTCCTGCAATGGTGTTATCACAGATCGGAGCTTGGGTACCCAATGCAA TTTTCAGTTTGCTCGGGGTCCTCCTAGGAGCTTTGGTATATGGACTACTCGACCCATTCATTTCCAGACTGACCAAGCCAAAGAAAGCCTACACGTGGTCACA CGTACACACGTCACTAGACAAACCCTTCATACTGCTGGCCCTACCCATGGCTATATTACTGTTAGTGATCGTGGCCCTGATCGAGTATTTCTGGTCCTGGAACAAAGACCTCGTTTCTATGGGG CGAGAAAACCCAGCCAGTGCTAATGTGGTGACAGCCGTGGGATGGCCACCGTACTGTATCAG aaagggaa GTGCCTTCATTGGCCTACTACAGGTCCCCCTGGTGTTGGTTGTCAAGGATACGGTAGGGGGCAGCAGTAGTTACGTCACCATAGTATCACAATGGGTCATCACGGATAAGAACGTGGGGGCTCGAAACATTTCCTTATTGTTGTGGGGTCGAGGATAA